One window of the Verrucomicrobium sp. genome contains the following:
- the holA gene encoding DNA polymerase III subunit delta: protein MKPVTLYAGSDDFAVQQAATAFTQKHMPEDPLNYEVVNAQVDGVDAALAQIAALKEAILTLPFLGGSKLVWWKNVTFLADSPLGRNSSVLEALEGLLPVLQQVDGTSVSLLVSAIGVDKRRAFYKALGKIAEVKAFDLPDVRKMDAGEIIDQIESQLSQAKVVAEPAVAERLFAACGADPRALAQAVEKLSLYAGEGGKVTAQEARALVGGNREAAIWDFCDAVLAGKPKAALAELELLLKQGESEIGILILLSQQVRLAALGGVLLEYKLMRLVPKGAFTNAEVSPQAEPCLPRKKSGEATSTWQLGQVCQKTRARPPAFWIGAVETLHQANKQIVTGAADKRQVLERVVLQLSA, encoded by the coding sequence ATGAAGCCCGTCACGCTCTACGCCGGTTCCGACGACTTTGCCGTGCAGCAGGCGGCCACCGCCTTCACGCAAAAGCACATGCCGGAGGACCCCCTCAATTACGAGGTGGTCAACGCGCAGGTCGACGGCGTGGACGCCGCCCTGGCTCAGATTGCCGCGCTGAAGGAGGCGATCCTGACCCTGCCCTTCCTGGGCGGGAGCAAGCTGGTCTGGTGGAAGAACGTCACCTTCCTGGCCGATTCGCCGCTGGGGCGGAATTCCTCTGTCCTGGAGGCGCTGGAGGGGCTCCTGCCCGTCCTGCAGCAGGTCGATGGGACCTCCGTGAGCCTGCTCGTCAGCGCCATCGGCGTCGACAAGCGCCGGGCCTTTTACAAGGCCCTGGGGAAGATCGCCGAGGTGAAGGCCTTCGACCTGCCCGACGTCCGCAAGATGGACGCCGGGGAGATTATCGACCAGATCGAGTCCCAGCTCTCCCAGGCGAAGGTCGTGGCGGAGCCTGCCGTGGCGGAGCGGCTCTTCGCCGCCTGCGGGGCCGATCCCCGCGCCCTGGCCCAGGCGGTGGAGAAGCTCTCCCTCTACGCCGGGGAGGGGGGGAAGGTCACCGCGCAGGAGGCGCGGGCCCTTGTCGGCGGGAACCGGGAGGCCGCCATCTGGGACTTTTGCGACGCTGTTCTGGCGGGCAAGCCGAAGGCCGCCCTGGCCGAGCTGGAACTCCTCCTGAAGCAGGGGGAATCGGAGATCGGCATTCTCATCCTCCTTTCCCAACAGGTGCGCCTGGCCGCGCTGGGCGGCGTCCTGCTGGAATATAAATTGATGCGCCTGGTGCCGAAGGGGGCCTTTACCAACGCGGAGGTTTCCCCGCAGGCGGAGCCCTGCCTGCCCCGGAAAAAGTCGGGCGAGGCGACGAGCACCTGGCAGCTAGGCCAGGTTTGCCAAAAGACCCGCGCCCGGCCGCCCGCCTTCTGGATCGGCGCGGTGGAAACCCTCCACCAGGCCAACAAGCAGATCGTCACCGGCGCGGCGGACAAGCGGCAGGTCCTGGAACGCGTCGTCTTGCAGCTGTCGGCCTAG
- a CDS encoding LysE family translocator, translating to MSAEQLLGYAAFSLVAGITPGPNNAMLLSSGVHYGIRRTLPHMLGIVFGFPAMILVIGLGLVTLFEAHPNLYVILRYASAAYLLYLAWKIARAGTIHGGVSSGKPMTFGQAAAFQWINPKGWVMALSIVSLYTPHEHFARNVALLCALQVLLCLPCVLVWTAFGRSLRDFLRHPRAARGFNVTMALLLAASLIPIFKETAGK from the coding sequence GTGAGCGCCGAGCAGCTGCTGGGCTACGCCGCGTTCTCCCTCGTCGCCGGGATCACCCCGGGGCCGAACAACGCGATGCTCCTTTCCTCCGGCGTCCACTACGGCATCCGCCGCACCCTGCCCCACATGCTGGGGATCGTCTTCGGCTTTCCCGCCATGATCCTGGTCATCGGCCTGGGGCTGGTGACTCTCTTCGAGGCGCATCCGAACCTCTACGTGATCCTCCGCTACGCCAGCGCGGCTTACCTCCTCTACCTGGCCTGGAAGATCGCCCGGGCGGGGACGATCCACGGCGGCGTCTCCTCCGGCAAGCCGATGACCTTCGGCCAGGCGGCGGCCTTCCAGTGGATCAATCCGAAGGGATGGGTCATGGCCCTGAGCATCGTCTCCCTCTACACGCCGCACGAGCACTTCGCGCGGAACGTCGCCCTGCTCTGCGCGCTCCAGGTGCTTCTCTGCCTGCCGTGCGTGCTGGTTTGGACCGCCTTCGGCCGCAGTCTGCGCGATTTTCTGCGCCATCCCCGCGCGGCGCGGGGGTTCAACGTCACCATGGCGCTGCTCCTGGCCGCCTCCCTCATTCCGATTTTTAAGGAAACGGCGGGCAAATAG
- the hisG gene encoding ATP phosphoribosyltransferase, with amino-acid sequence MSTKKTASAPLRLGLPKGSLEQSTFNLFAKAGYPVVSSARGYRPYVEGGHFEVRLIRPQELSRYVDQGFLDAGITGKDWIAENKSDVHVLCDLQYNKATSLPARWVLAVPENSPFKSVKDLQGKRIATEPVNLVKSYLKRHGVKAEVEFSWGATEVKVPELVDAIVDITETGSSLRANKLRILDTVMESYPQFICSKAAWNNPAKRKKLQSIALLLSAALLARDKVGLKMNVPRRKLDFILKKLPALRRPTISPLSDQEWVAVETILDERVVRDLIPPLKEMGAEGIIEYPLSKVVY; translated from the coding sequence ATGAGCACGAAAAAGACCGCCTCCGCGCCCCTGCGCCTGGGCCTCCCGAAAGGGAGCCTGGAACAGAGCACGTTCAACCTCTTCGCGAAGGCCGGCTACCCCGTCGTCAGTTCCGCCCGGGGCTACCGCCCGTACGTGGAAGGGGGGCATTTCGAAGTCCGCCTCATCCGCCCGCAGGAACTGAGCCGCTACGTCGACCAGGGCTTCCTGGACGCCGGCATCACGGGCAAAGACTGGATCGCCGAGAACAAGAGCGACGTCCACGTCCTCTGCGACCTCCAATACAACAAGGCCACCAGCCTCCCCGCCCGCTGGGTCCTGGCCGTGCCGGAGAATTCCCCCTTCAAGTCGGTCAAGGACCTCCAGGGCAAACGGATCGCCACCGAGCCGGTCAACCTGGTGAAGTCCTACCTGAAACGCCACGGCGTGAAGGCCGAGGTCGAGTTCTCCTGGGGCGCCACCGAAGTGAAGGTCCCGGAGCTGGTCGACGCCATCGTCGACATCACCGAAACGGGCTCCTCCCTCCGGGCCAACAAGCTCCGCATCCTCGACACGGTGATGGAGAGCTATCCCCAGTTCATCTGCAGCAAGGCCGCCTGGAACAACCCCGCCAAGCGGAAAAAACTCCAGTCGATCGCCCTCCTCCTTTCCGCCGCCCTCCTGGCCCGGGACAAGGTAGGCCTGAAGATGAACGTGCCGCGCCGGAAGCTCGACTTCATCCTGAAGAAGCTCCCCGCCCTGCGCCGCCCGACGATTTCCCCCCTCTCCGACCAGGAGTGGGTGGCCGTGGAAACCATCCTGGACGAACGAGTCGTCCGGGACCTCATTCCGCCCCTGAAGGAAATGGGGGCGGAAGGGATCATCGAATATCCCTTGAGCAAAGTGGTCTATTGA
- a CDS encoding glycosyltransferase family 2 protein, giving the protein MPLLSVVVPFYNEAENLPALIREIDAAVGDLDAELILANDGSTDSFSRPATSPRLPIRWLDLTERSGQSAAMYYGMQAAQGEYVGLLDADLQNDPADLPKLLEKARAEKLDLVTGIRRRRHDTWMRRTTSRIANAVRSRVLGDHTTDTGCSLKIVRAEAAKRLPPWNGMHRFIPALILSMGFATGEMPVNHRPRHAGQSKVLQGKRAWRATVDMLGMVWLGRRQFKGRLAR; this is encoded by the coding sequence ATGCCGCTCCTTTCCGTCGTCGTCCCCTTTTACAACGAGGCCGAGAACCTGCCCGCCCTGATTCGCGAGATTGACGCGGCGGTCGGCGACCTCGACGCGGAGCTGATCCTGGCCAACGACGGCAGCACCGATTCCTTTTCCCGGCCCGCCACCAGCCCCCGGCTGCCTATCCGCTGGCTGGACCTGACGGAGCGCTCCGGCCAGAGCGCGGCGATGTATTACGGCATGCAGGCCGCGCAGGGGGAATACGTCGGCCTCCTGGACGCCGACCTCCAGAACGATCCCGCCGACCTGCCGAAGCTCCTGGAAAAGGCCCGCGCGGAGAAGCTGGACCTGGTGACCGGCATCCGCCGCCGCCGCCACGACACCTGGATGCGCCGTACCACCTCCCGCATCGCCAACGCGGTCCGCTCCCGCGTGCTGGGCGACCACACCACCGACACCGGCTGCTCCCTCAAGATCGTCCGCGCGGAGGCGGCCAAGCGCCTGCCCCCCTGGAACGGGATGCACCGTTTCATCCCCGCCCTCATCCTCTCCATGGGCTTTGCCACCGGGGAGATGCCGGTGAACCACCGCCCCCGCCACGCCGGGCAGAGCAAGGTCCTGCAGGGCAAGCGCGCCTGGCGCGCCACCGTCGACATGCTGGGCATGGTCTGGCTGGGCCGCCGCCAGTTCAAGGGGCGGCTGGCGCGGTGA
- a CDS encoding serine hydrolase, whose translation MPRLIAVLALLLICPLGRSWAADAAALAYLASTAEEVNNRLLAKSALLYDATTGQVLYARNIDKPLLPASTTKLLTALLLYEHNLGLRGAVTVVPGDTWVEPSHVPLIPGETVSINVLAHSLLIASDNDSAMALARYVSGSVPAFVSLMNKRAADLGCTRTHFVNPNGLPARGEYTTARDLLRIFQRTLAIPELREIMQTKTYWMVTAHGGQLLKNHNKLLGKYPGMGPAKTGWTERSRHTYAASATRDGHELQLIILNSPDKWKDASLLFNYGFANLPPLPAPPVLESASAAPSAPAR comes from the coding sequence ATGCCGCGTCTGATCGCCGTCCTCGCCCTGCTATTGATTTGCCCCTTGGGCCGATCATGGGCCGCGGACGCCGCCGCTCTCGCCTACCTGGCTTCCACCGCCGAGGAGGTGAACAACCGCCTGCTGGCCAAGTCCGCCCTCCTCTACGACGCGACGACCGGCCAGGTTCTCTACGCGCGCAACATCGACAAACCGCTCCTGCCCGCCAGCACCACCAAGCTGCTGACGGCCCTCCTCCTCTACGAGCACAACCTGGGCTTGCGCGGCGCCGTCACCGTCGTGCCCGGGGACACCTGGGTGGAGCCCAGCCACGTTCCCCTCATCCCGGGGGAGACCGTCTCCATCAACGTCCTTGCCCACTCCCTCCTCATCGCCTCCGATAACGATTCGGCCATGGCGCTGGCCCGCTACGTCTCCGGATCGGTCCCCGCCTTCGTCTCCCTCATGAACAAGCGGGCGGCCGATCTAGGCTGCACCCGCACCCACTTCGTCAATCCCAACGGCCTGCCCGCCCGCGGGGAATACACCACCGCGCGGGACCTCCTGCGCATCTTCCAGCGCACCCTGGCCATTCCGGAACTGCGGGAAATCATGCAGACAAAAACCTACTGGATGGTCACCGCCCACGGCGGCCAGCTCCTGAAGAACCACAACAAGCTCCTGGGGAAATACCCCGGCATGGGCCCGGCCAAGACCGGCTGGACGGAGCGCTCCCGCCACACCTACGCCGCCAGCGCCACCCGGGACGGACACGAGCTGCAGCTCATCATCTTGAACAGCCCGGACAAGTGGAAAGACGCCTCCCTCCTCTTCAACTACGGCTTCGCCAACCTGCCTCCCCTGCCCGCGCCGCCCGTCCTGGAATCGGCCTCCGCGGCCCCTTCGGCGCCCGCGCGCTGA
- a CDS encoding HIT domain-containing protein: MEHLWAPWRKAYVEDPGVRQGGVFASLAQAPATDDAANFILWRGKASFAVLNRYPYNTGHALIIPYREVAELEQLSDDELAESLSALKKVKAALAAAFAPHGFNIGLNLGSAAGAGIEQHLHWHLVPRWRADANFMTTTGDVRIHPADLPSVYAALKAHL, translated from the coding sequence ATGGAACATCTTTGGGCTCCCTGGCGCAAGGCCTATGTGGAAGATCCCGGCGTCCGCCAGGGCGGCGTCTTCGCCTCCCTCGCCCAGGCCCCAGCCACGGATGACGCGGCCAACTTCATCCTCTGGCGCGGAAAGGCCTCCTTCGCCGTCCTTAACCGCTATCCCTACAACACCGGCCACGCCCTTATCATCCCCTACCGGGAAGTGGCGGAGCTGGAACAGCTCTCCGACGACGAGCTGGCCGAAAGCCTCTCCGCGCTCAAGAAGGTGAAGGCCGCCCTGGCCGCCGCCTTCGCCCCGCACGGCTTCAACATCGGCCTGAACCTGGGGAGCGCCGCCGGGGCGGGCATCGAGCAGCACCTGCACTGGCACCTGGTTCCCCGCTGGCGGGCCGACGCCAATTTCATGACCACCACCGGGGACGTCCGTATCCACCCCGCCGACCTCCCCTCCGTCTACGCGGCGCTCAAGGCTCATCTCTAG
- a CDS encoding AURKAIP1/COX24 domain-containing protein yields MGSLKKRRKSKINNHKRRKRRRENRHKKRLRYKA; encoded by the coding sequence ATGGGTTCGTTAAAGAAGCGCCGCAAAAGCAAGATCAACAACCACAAGCGTCGCAAGCGCCGGCGGGAGAACCGCCACAAGAAGCGCCTGCGTTACAAGGCCTAA
- the prfB gene encoding peptide chain release factor 2 (programmed frameshift), whose protein sequence is MALDTNIDLPALHNRLAQLRRFLDPASLQARLGEIEAQMAEAGFWDNSQKAQAVIAEGNQIKARLNPLKELETRLADLNALAELIAEAPSDSDEKELAAEYAATETALGNFEIKILLSDPMDAKNAIISLHAGAGGTEACDWANMMLRMYQRYAEREGFKVEMLDILPGEEAGVKAVTLLIKGEYAYGYLKAERGVHRLVRISPFNSQGKRQTSFASLDVIGEVDDEVKIDIPETEIRVDVFRAGGHGGQGVNTTDSAVRITHLPSGLVVTCQNERSQIKNRASAMSVLKSRLYELEKDKKRAEMEKYYGEKGEIGWGRQIRSYVLQPYQMVKDLRTGEQTGDVQGVLDGKLEAFVEAFLRGKKRTDADTDDE, encoded by the exons ATGGCCCTCGACACCAATATCGACCTTCCGGCCCTGCACAACCGCCTCGCGCAGTTGCGCAGGTTTCTT GACCCTGCCTCCCTCCAGGCCCGCCTGGGCGAGATCGAGGCGCAGATGGCGGAGGCCGGGTTCTGGGACAACTCCCAGAAAGCCCAGGCCGTGATCGCGGAAGGCAACCAGATCAAGGCCCGGCTCAATCCCTTGAAGGAGCTGGAAACCCGCCTGGCCGACCTGAACGCCCTGGCCGAGCTGATCGCCGAGGCCCCCTCCGATAGCGACGAGAAGGAGCTGGCCGCCGAATACGCCGCCACGGAGACGGCCCTGGGCAACTTCGAGATCAAGATCCTCCTCTCCGACCCGATGGATGCGAAGAACGCGATCATCAGCCTCCACGCGGGCGCGGGCGGCACGGAGGCGTGCGACTGGGCGAACATGATGCTGCGCATGTACCAGCGCTACGCGGAGCGGGAGGGCTTCAAGGTCGAGATGCTCGACATCCTCCCCGGCGAAGAGGCCGGGGTGAAGGCCGTCACCCTCCTCATCAAGGGGGAATACGCCTACGGCTACCTTAAGGCGGAGCGCGGCGTCCACCGGCTGGTCCGCATCTCCCCCTTCAATTCCCAGGGGAAGCGGCAGACCTCCTTCGCCTCCCTGGACGTCATCGGCGAGGTCGACGACGAGGTGAAGATCGACATCCCGGAGACGGAGATCCGCGTCGACGTCTTCCGCGCGGGCGGCCACGGCGGCCAGGGCGTGAACACGACCGACTCCGCCGTCCGCATCACCCACCTGCCCAGCGGCCTGGTCGTCACCTGCCAGAACGAGCGCTCCCAGATCAAGAACCGCGCCTCCGCCATGAGCGTGCTCAAGTCCCGCCTCTACGAGCTGGAGAAGGACAAGAAGCGCGCCGAGATGGAGAAATACTACGGGGAGAAGGGGGAGATCGGCTGGGGCCGCCAGATCCGCTCCTACGTCCTGCAGCCCTACCAGATGGTGAAGGACCTCCGCACCGGCGAGCAGACCGGCGACGTCCAGGGCGTCCTGGACGGCAAGCTGGAAGCCTTCGTCGAGGCCTTCCTGCGCGGCAAGAAACGGACCGACGCCGACACCGACGACGAATAA
- a CDS encoding HAD family phosphatase translates to MKLDIPSGPFDGALFDCDGTLADTMPFHYQAWLHAFKQFQTPFEFDEDYFYSLGGTSTVHVPEIFNQKYGTNFDALEIAHAKEEIFLKLVNEATSIPPIGEVVAVAQEYKKAGKPVGVVSGGMRSVVDHIVDAIGLGGGFFPVVVTPEDVPAGRGKPQPDMFLLAAQRLGLDPKKTVVFEDAPPGIAAGKAAGMAVVFVPRP, encoded by the coding sequence ATGAAGCTAGACATCCCCTCCGGGCCCTTTGACGGCGCCCTTTTCGACTGTGACGGCACCCTGGCCGACACGATGCCCTTCCACTACCAGGCGTGGCTCCACGCCTTCAAGCAGTTCCAGACTCCCTTCGAGTTCGACGAGGACTACTTCTATAGCCTGGGCGGCACCTCCACCGTGCACGTGCCGGAGATCTTCAACCAGAAATACGGCACGAATTTCGACGCGCTGGAAATCGCCCACGCCAAGGAGGAAATCTTCCTCAAGCTGGTGAACGAGGCGACCTCCATTCCGCCCATCGGAGAAGTCGTCGCCGTGGCGCAGGAATATAAGAAGGCGGGCAAGCCCGTCGGCGTCGTCTCCGGCGGCATGCGCTCCGTAGTCGATCACATCGTGGACGCTATCGGCCTGGGCGGCGGGTTTTTCCCCGTCGTCGTCACGCCGGAGGACGTCCCCGCCGGCCGGGGCAAGCCGCAGCCGGACATGTTCCTTTTGGCCGCGCAGCGGCTGGGCCTCGATCCGAAGAAGACGGTCGTCTTTGAGGACGCGCCTCCGGGCATCGCCGCCGGAAAGGCGGCGGGGATGGCGGTCGTTTTTGTTCCCCGGCCCTAG